In a single window of the Acetivibrio clariflavus DSM 19732 genome:
- a CDS encoding methyl-accepting chemotaxis protein yields MKWISDISIRAKILLLLFISIIGVALFAVWSLMSSTSIQNKQTNMLKSARAAQEAVLNADRDLYQAYAAVQKLVLEDNGEEQIDAQINFYNENIQTAKERILTAVQEIENTKNEWIEFTGDTSKLSIFEILEKVSSEIDDWAEVSNLCIENKAFDEKWENTFIKARQRLDEANDILEDAVKVNDTVYGKRRVSIRIYISVGLACLLIMIFIFGYAIIRNISKPLTLVVEMINEIKNGHLRKRLNLNRKDEIGKLAKAMDQYADELQKYVVDPMHKIAEGNFDFELLIRDDEDEVGPALQKTTEAIKGLVYEANSLTAAAIEGKLNVRGRAESFKGLYREIILGINKTLDAVVEPIIEASSVLEELEKGNLQVSIEGDYKGEHAIIKDALNKTISNLKSYISEISYVLNQMSNGNLDVKIDKEFKGDFIEIQASLNNILSVFNEVVNEMKNAAQQVSAGAKQIADSSQMLSQSSTEQASSIEELTTVMSIIDEQTKKNAINAKDASEVADSVREDAVEGNRQMQEMLKSMDEIATASANIYKIIKVIDEIAFQTNILALNAAVEAARAGQHGKGFAVVADEVRSLAGRSAQAAKETTALIEGTVSKTENGMNIAKNTAAALSKIVDGVTKVAKLVEEIAVSSNEQASGISQVNQGVLQISQVVQTNSATSQETAASSQELSSQAEVLNDMVGRFRIRKSYNARSGYESIDPEIVNYLEYSANNDNEKIKKTFNKKNLLLDEMDFEKYR; encoded by the coding sequence ATGAAATGGATTTCTGACATATCAATAAGAGCAAAGATTTTGTTACTTCTGTTTATATCAATTATAGGCGTTGCTTTATTTGCAGTTTGGTCTTTAATGTCAAGCACTTCAATTCAAAATAAACAAACCAACATGTTGAAGTCTGCACGAGCTGCCCAGGAAGCTGTATTAAATGCTGACAGAGATTTGTACCAGGCGTATGCAGCAGTACAGAAACTGGTTTTGGAAGATAATGGAGAAGAACAAATTGATGCGCAAATTAACTTTTATAATGAAAATATACAGACTGCAAAAGAGAGAATTTTAACTGCGGTACAGGAAATTGAAAACACGAAAAACGAATGGATTGAGTTTACAGGAGATACAAGTAAATTATCAATATTTGAAATTTTGGAGAAAGTAAGTTCTGAAATAGACGATTGGGCTGAAGTTTCAAATTTATGCATAGAAAACAAAGCCTTTGATGAAAAATGGGAAAATACCTTTATCAAGGCACGACAGCGTTTGGATGAAGCAAATGATATATTGGAAGATGCGGTAAAAGTAAATGACACAGTATATGGCAAAAGAAGAGTCAGTATCAGAATATATATATCTGTTGGATTAGCTTGCTTGCTAATTATGATCTTTATTTTTGGCTATGCAATAATTAGAAATATATCAAAGCCACTGACTCTTGTGGTGGAAATGATTAATGAGATTAAAAACGGGCATCTTAGAAAAAGGCTTAATCTGAACAGAAAAGATGAAATTGGCAAGCTCGCAAAGGCAATGGATCAATATGCCGATGAACTTCAAAAGTATGTAGTGGATCCTATGCATAAAATAGCGGAAGGAAATTTTGATTTTGAATTGCTGATTAGGGATGATGAGGATGAAGTGGGACCTGCACTTCAGAAAACAACAGAGGCAATAAAAGGACTTGTTTATGAGGCAAACAGTTTAACAGCAGCTGCTATTGAAGGTAAACTTAATGTGAGAGGACGAGCTGAAAGCTTCAAAGGCTTATATCGAGAAATAATTTTAGGAATAAATAAAACACTAGATGCAGTGGTAGAACCGATAATTGAAGCTTCAAGTGTACTTGAGGAATTGGAAAAGGGAAATTTGCAGGTCAGTATAGAAGGAGATTACAAGGGTGAGCATGCAATAATAAAGGATGCTCTGAATAAGACAATTTCCAATTTAAAGAGCTATATAAGTGAAATTAGTTATGTTTTAAACCAAATGTCCAACGGTAACTTAGATGTTAAAATAGACAAAGAATTTAAAGGTGATTTTATTGAGATACAAGCTTCACTTAATAATATTTTATCAGTCTTTAATGAAGTGGTAAATGAGATGAAAAATGCGGCGCAGCAGGTATCTGCAGGTGCAAAACAAATTGCCGATTCGTCCCAAATGCTTTCACAGAGCTCAACAGAACAAGCCAGTTCGATTGAAGAGTTAACAACAGTCATGAGTATAATAGATGAACAGACAAAGAAGAATGCCATTAATGCCAAAGATGCAAGTGAAGTTGCGGATTCGGTAAGAGAGGATGCGGTTGAAGGCAATAGACAAATGCAGGAGATGCTGAAGTCAATGGATGAAATTGCGACAGCATCAGCTAATATATACAAGATTATAAAAGTCATAGATGAAATAGCATTCCAGACCAATATTCTGGCGTTGAACGCTGCTGTTGAAGCGGCCAGAGCCGGGCAGCACGGAAAAGGATTTGCTGTTGTGGCTGACGAAGTGAGAAGTCTTGCCGGAAGAAGTGCACAGGCTGCAAAAGAGACCACTGCATTAATAGAAGGAACGGTTTCAAAAACAGAAAACGGCATGAATATAGCGAAGAATACGGCGGCAGCACTTTCAAAAATTGTTGATGGTGTTACAAAGGTGGCCAAACTGGTAGAAGAAATTGCCGTTTCATCTAATGAACAAGCATCAGGTATTTCTCAAGTAAATCAAGGGGTATTGCAGATTTCACAGGTTGTTCAGACCAACTCAGCAACATCCCAGGAAACTGCAGCATCAAGTCAGGAACTGTCAAGTCAGGCAGAGGTTCTTAATGATATGGTGGGCAGATTTAGAATAAGAAAAAGCTATAACGCAAGATCGGGATATGAAAGCATTGATCCGGAGATTGTCAATTATTTGGAGTATTCAGCCAATAATGATAATGAGAAGATTAAGAAAACTTTCAATAAAAAGAATCTTTTACTGGATGAAATGGATTTTGAGAAATATAGATGA
- a CDS encoding dockerin type I repeat-containing protein: protein MKKLFSRRLCFLSAVVFLLSVAFFISAPFTVFADSSGSKGDINGDGVIDGADFELLRYYFLGMRKLSESQLEQADINNDGVVDIEDLNYFPRVLPVVYDIPTPGLIWVEIPEGKGDINDDGVVDYLDTVLFKEALLGMRKLSESQFEQADINNDGELDRNDFEAFPRIPRGTVFGDINNSDTLDSFDLALFKAYLLGMAEIEPDPQKKYIWDANADGNINSIDYAMLKRYFLGILIELPIQMCVEI from the coding sequence ATGAAAAAATTATTTTCCAGGAGATTGTGCTTTTTGTCGGCAGTTGTTTTCCTTTTAAGTGTAGCATTTTTTATTTCCGCACCATTTACTGTATTTGCTGATTCTTCCGGAAGTAAAGGAGATATAAATGGCGATGGCGTAATTGATGGTGCTGATTTTGAATTGCTCAGATATTATTTTCTTGGAATGAGGAAATTGTCTGAATCTCAGTTGGAACAAGCAGACATCAATAATGATGGAGTTGTAGATATTGAAGATTTGAATTATTTTCCCAGAGTATTACCGGTTGTATATGATATTCCTACACCAGGTCTCATTTGGGTTGAAATCCCGGAGGGTAAGGGAGATATAAATGATGATGGTGTGGTGGATTATCTTGATACCGTACTTTTTAAAGAAGCTTTACTCGGAATGAGGAAATTGTCTGAATCTCAGTTCGAGCAAGCTGACATCAATAATGATGGAGAATTAGACCGTAATGATTTTGAAGCTTTCCCAAGAATTCCAAGAGGAACTGTTTTTGGCGATATTAACAACAGCGATACTTTAGATTCATTTGATTTGGCTTTATTCAAGGCATATCTTTTAGGCATGGCTGAAATTGAACCGGATCCTCAGAAAAAATATATATGGGATGCAAACGCAGACGGCAATATAAATAGTATAGATTATGCAATGTTAAAAAGATATTTTTTGGGGATACTTATAGAGCTGCCCATACAGATGTGTGTGGAAATATAG
- a CDS encoding NAD(P)-binding protein: protein MKTLSIQNRIKVTVNGREIEVYDNLTILQALIQEDIHIPHLCYDIRLERSNGNCGLCVVTIIEPNGEREVKACQTPIKEGMVICTNSPKLENYRKVRLEQLLSDHNADCVAPCVMTCPANVDIQTYLRHVGNGNFEAAVRTIKERNPFPVVCGRVCPHPCEAACRRNLVDSPVAINYVKRFAADWDMSQPTQWLPKKNPPTGKKIAIVGAGPSGLSAAYYSAIKGHDVTVFERQPKAGGMMRYGIPEYRLPKATLDKEIDLIRSLGVKIMTEKALGTHIRLEDLSKDFDAVYLAIGSWTPTPLHIEGENLDGVWLGIRFLEQVTKNAEINLGDTVVVIGGGNTAIDCARTALRKGAKSVKLVYRRTRDEMPAEPYEVEEALHEGVEMLFLMAPTKITSVDGKKKKLTCIKMTLGEPDRSGRRRPVPIEGSEFDIEADTIIGAIGQSTNTQFLYNDLPVKLNKWGDIDINGKTMQTSEYNIFAGGDCVTGPATVIQAVAAGRRAAEAMDNFLMKGYIKEENVDYSCSRGSMEDLPKWEFEEIPKVPRAQMPSISLEERKNNFKEVELGLAEETARKEARRCLKCGCRERYTCDLRKEATNHGIEFELPIHERPYIPIVNDHPFIIRDHNKCISCGRCIAACNEIEGPGVLAFYMKNGRQLVGTKSGLPLQETDCVSCGQCVTACPCGALDYRRDKGKVLRAIHDNKKTVIGFVAPAVRSLISKTYNIPFEKTSAFMAGLLKKLGFDKVFDFTFAADLTIMEETTEFLTRISNKGVMPQFTSCCPGWINFVERRYPEIIPHLSTCKSPQMMMGATVKNHYAKLAGLNKEDLFVVSIVPCIAKKYEAARPEFAPDGIRDVDAVLTTTEMIEMVRLENIDVSQVEPQEFDEPYRQVSGAGILFGASGGVAEAALRMAVEKLTGKALTDQLDFEEIRGFEGVKEATVDVNNAKVRVAVVSGLQNAEPIIEKIIQGVDVGYDLIEVMACPGGCICGAGHPVPEKIDDMEKRQQILVNIDKISKYRKSQENPDILRLYEDFYGEPNSHLAHELLHTHYTPMKGDSACNTVRKKDNSTFTVQEFTICMCESCLAKGAQELYQNLTDTIKYYKMDPFSQVKTIRLKETHNGKGVYIALNGKQIDEQMLRTIYKLQDK from the coding sequence ATGAAAACATTATCGATTCAAAATCGTATCAAAGTAACAGTTAACGGTCGTGAAATTGAAGTTTACGACAATCTTACCATTCTTCAGGCATTAATTCAGGAGGATATACATATTCCTCACCTGTGTTATGATATAAGGCTTGAAAGATCAAACGGTAACTGTGGACTTTGTGTTGTAACCATCATTGAACCTAATGGCGAAAGGGAAGTAAAAGCATGCCAAACTCCTATAAAAGAAGGTATGGTAATATGCACCAACAGTCCGAAACTTGAAAACTATAGAAAGGTTCGTTTGGAACAGCTGCTTTCCGATCATAATGCAGATTGTGTTGCTCCCTGTGTTATGACTTGTCCTGCCAATGTCGACATCCAAACCTACTTGCGTCATGTAGGCAATGGAAATTTTGAAGCTGCCGTAAGAACAATAAAGGAAAGAAACCCTTTTCCGGTTGTATGCGGACGTGTCTGTCCCCATCCCTGTGAAGCGGCATGCCGACGCAATCTTGTAGACTCCCCGGTGGCAATAAATTATGTAAAACGTTTTGCCGCAGACTGGGATATGTCTCAACCAACACAATGGCTTCCAAAAAAGAACCCTCCTACAGGTAAAAAAATTGCTATAGTAGGAGCAGGACCATCCGGACTTTCCGCAGCATATTACAGTGCCATAAAGGGCCATGATGTAACTGTTTTTGAGCGCCAACCCAAAGCGGGCGGAATGATGAGATACGGTATACCGGAATACCGTCTTCCAAAAGCTACACTGGATAAAGAAATTGACCTAATTAGAAGCCTCGGCGTAAAAATTATGACTGAAAAAGCCTTAGGAACCCACATAAGACTTGAAGACCTAAGCAAGGATTTTGACGCCGTATATCTTGCTATAGGTTCATGGACTCCTACTCCATTGCATATTGAAGGTGAAAACCTTGACGGTGTATGGCTTGGAATACGCTTCCTCGAGCAGGTAACCAAAAATGCGGAAATTAACCTGGGCGATACCGTTGTTGTAATTGGTGGAGGAAACACTGCTATCGACTGTGCCCGTACAGCTCTTAGAAAAGGAGCCAAATCTGTTAAGCTTGTATACCGTCGTACCCGTGATGAAATGCCTGCTGAGCCCTATGAAGTGGAAGAAGCATTGCACGAGGGTGTTGAAATGCTGTTCTTGATGGCTCCTACAAAGATTACCAGTGTGGATGGCAAAAAGAAAAAACTCACCTGTATAAAAATGACTTTAGGTGAGCCTGACCGTTCCGGCCGTCGCCGTCCTGTGCCTATTGAAGGAAGTGAATTTGATATTGAAGCCGACACTATAATAGGTGCTATAGGTCAAAGTACCAATACACAATTCCTGTATAATGACCTGCCTGTAAAGCTTAACAAATGGGGAGACATAGATATTAACGGCAAAACTATGCAAACCTCAGAATATAACATATTTGCAGGAGGAGACTGTGTAACAGGACCTGCAACGGTAATTCAGGCTGTTGCAGCAGGACGCCGTGCCGCTGAAGCGATGGACAATTTCCTGATGAAGGGATATATAAAAGAAGAAAATGTTGACTACAGCTGCAGCCGTGGCAGCATGGAAGACTTGCCGAAATGGGAATTTGAAGAAATACCTAAAGTTCCCCGTGCCCAGATGCCGTCTATTTCTTTAGAGGAAAGAAAGAACAACTTTAAAGAAGTGGAATTGGGCTTGGCGGAAGAAACTGCAAGGAAGGAAGCCCGTCGCTGTTTAAAATGCGGATGCCGTGAACGCTATACCTGCGATTTGCGCAAAGAGGCAACCAACCACGGTATTGAATTTGAACTACCTATTCACGAACGACCATACATTCCGATAGTTAACGATCATCCTTTTATAATCCGTGACCACAATAAATGTATTTCTTGCGGACGTTGTATTGCCGCATGTAATGAAATTGAAGGTCCCGGTGTACTGGCCTTTTATATGAAAAACGGACGTCAGTTGGTAGGTACTAAGAGCGGCTTGCCGCTTCAGGAAACAGATTGTGTCAGCTGCGGTCAGTGTGTAACTGCCTGCCCATGCGGCGCTTTAGACTATCGTCGTGACAAAGGTAAAGTTCTGAGAGCTATACACGATAATAAAAAGACTGTTATCGGCTTTGTTGCACCAGCTGTGCGCAGTCTTATCTCGAAAACTTACAATATTCCTTTTGAAAAAACTTCTGCCTTTATGGCAGGCTTGCTTAAGAAGCTTGGTTTTGACAAGGTATTTGACTTTACTTTTGCAGCAGACCTGACTATTATGGAAGAAACTACAGAATTTTTAACAAGGATATCCAATAAAGGTGTAATGCCGCAGTTTACTTCATGCTGTCCGGGATGGATAAACTTTGTTGAAAGGCGTTATCCTGAAATAATTCCTCACCTGTCAACCTGCAAATCACCGCAAATGATGATGGGTGCTACAGTTAAAAACCACTATGCAAAACTGGCAGGTTTAAATAAAGAGGATCTGTTTGTAGTTTCAATAGTTCCGTGTATTGCGAAAAAATACGAAGCCGCACGTCCGGAATTTGCTCCCGATGGCATCCGCGATGTTGATGCTGTGCTCACAACTACAGAGATGATTGAAATGGTCAGACTTGAAAATATCGACGTCTCTCAGGTGGAACCTCAGGAATTTGATGAACCTTACAGACAAGTATCCGGTGCCGGCATACTCTTTGGTGCTTCAGGAGGTGTTGCTGAGGCTGCACTTCGTATGGCAGTCGAAAAGCTCACTGGAAAAGCACTAACCGATCAGCTGGATTTTGAAGAAATTCGTGGTTTTGAAGGTGTAAAAGAGGCAACTGTAGACGTTAATAATGCAAAGGTTCGTGTGGCTGTTGTAAGCGGACTCCAAAATGCTGAACCTATAATTGAAAAAATTATTCAAGGTGTGGATGTGGGTTATGACCTTATAGAAGTTATGGCCTGCCCTGGCGGTTGTATTTGCGGTGCAGGACATCCCGTACCGGAAAAGATAGATGATATGGAAAAACGCCAGCAAATATTGGTAAATATAGATAAAATTTCAAAATACCGCAAATCCCAAGAAAATCCGGATATTTTAAGGCTGTATGAGGATTTCTACGGTGAGCCAAACTCACACCTGGCCCATGAGCTTCTGCACACACACTATACACCTATGAAAGGAGACAGTGCCTGCAACACTGTACGTAAAAAAGACAATTCAACCTTTACCGTTCAGGAATTCACTATTTGTATGTGTGAATCCTGCTTGGCCAAAGGTGCACAGGAATTATATCAAAACTTAACCGATACTATTAAGTATTATAAAATGGATCCATTTTCACAGGTTAAAACAATCCGTCTGAAAGAAACCCATAACGGCAAAGGTGTCTATATTGCCCTTAACGGCAAACAAATTGACGAACAGATGTTAAGAACCATTTACAAACTTCAAGATAAATAA
- a CDS encoding TolB family protein — protein sequence MDNKFIEKQMLDLKEQIKVNNDLKRNLRSSFDKKTVKRWKLPVAVAVAAVICVVMVSYLGSPRVYVNHVNAASIKILNQVSFADIGEASGDAAEYKGTVYNAVFGQGIYAYDSNGYREIYKGEVNALNVSPDGKKLVFSDGNLNIFDIETSKATVLLKGDESTYYEQPAWASDNKHIIYVKKVIEPLETHGFEETESSICQIDLENMDVKKLADGNSPSYAGKGNIVFERDGNIIRKNIKDQSEKIIDTGRFPSVSPDGGYVAYVKTEKREKAISAKLSVEENIDNVWIADVNFETKKQLTMNFVEDEEMSEDEIAENTSDLPMSILKTGMYSYYNPKWSSDSKNLYVLKNNNKTRNMKLMRISFTDSELTAENTVANFIQALISREDDYAKSLMHNPPDLITVSNPRIVGYKILKSGSENGKLCIEAETYWSYKAQPDFQVLKQNYYLSSLNSGYIIDEIITEDELAVGVSKDGQSLVMKKEKDQILFNINDIPKNYLSEENYRIASLAFSEEGNSVIFSIQVLEDDAQKSSVKVLAYDIRNKEFKFIDHIKNINGKENVVIESLISDSSGRYAAVKLFSSDDPDFKTTVLVYDLKNNKKADIGSLLKYADMGAIHTKFWDKNVLVLELAGEGQTMSYLYNPENGELKSFGEN from the coding sequence ATGGATAATAAATTTATAGAAAAGCAGATGCTTGATTTAAAAGAACAAATAAAGGTTAATAATGATTTAAAACGGAACTTAAGATCAAGTTTTGACAAGAAAACGGTTAAAAGGTGGAAATTGCCGGTAGCTGTAGCTGTTGCGGCTGTAATATGTGTAGTAATGGTTTCATATTTGGGTTCACCGAGAGTTTATGTCAATCACGTAAACGCTGCATCAATAAAAATACTTAACCAGGTTTCTTTTGCAGATATAGGTGAAGCAAGCGGGGATGCTGCAGAATATAAAGGAACTGTTTATAATGCTGTCTTTGGGCAAGGGATATATGCTTATGATTCTAATGGCTACCGTGAGATTTACAAAGGGGAGGTTAATGCCTTAAATGTTTCTCCCGATGGAAAAAAGCTGGTTTTTTCGGACGGGAATCTTAATATATTCGATATTGAGACATCAAAGGCAACGGTATTGCTGAAAGGAGACGAATCTACTTATTATGAACAGCCGGCCTGGGCTTCTGACAACAAACATATAATTTATGTGAAAAAGGTTATTGAACCTTTGGAAACGCATGGGTTTGAAGAAACAGAATCTTCCATTTGCCAGATAGATTTAGAAAACATGGATGTAAAAAAATTAGCTGATGGAAATTCGCCGTCCTATGCAGGTAAAGGGAACATTGTATTTGAAAGGGACGGCAATATTATCAGAAAGAATATCAAAGACCAGTCGGAAAAGATTATAGATACAGGCAGGTTCCCGTCGGTTTCTCCCGATGGCGGGTATGTTGCATATGTTAAAACAGAGAAAAGGGAAAAAGCAATTTCAGCTAAACTATCTGTGGAAGAGAATATTGACAATGTCTGGATTGCCGATGTAAATTTTGAAACTAAGAAGCAGTTGACAATGAACTTTGTTGAAGACGAAGAAATGAGTGAAGATGAAATTGCAGAAAACACTTCCGATTTGCCTATGAGTATATTAAAAACCGGTATGTACAGTTACTATAATCCGAAGTGGAGCAGTGACTCAAAGAATTTGTATGTTCTTAAAAATAATAATAAGACGCGGAACATGAAGCTTATGCGTATTAGTTTTACCGATAGCGAGTTGACTGCAGAAAACACAGTGGCTAACTTTATTCAAGCTCTAATTTCGAGAGAGGATGATTATGCCAAAAGCCTGATGCACAACCCACCGGACCTTATTACTGTTTCCAATCCGCGTATTGTAGGATATAAAATACTTAAAAGCGGTTCGGAGAATGGAAAGCTTTGTATTGAAGCTGAAACCTATTGGTCTTATAAGGCTCAACCTGATTTTCAGGTACTAAAGCAAAATTATTACCTGTCCTCTTTAAATAGCGGTTATATTATTGATGAAATCATAACTGAAGATGAGTTAGCTGTTGGAGTATCAAAGGATGGCCAATCTCTGGTAATGAAAAAGGAAAAGGATCAGATCTTATTTAATATTAATGATATACCTAAAAATTATTTGTCGGAGGAAAATTACAGAATTGCCTCTTTAGCATTTAGTGAAGAAGGTAATAGTGTAATATTTTCAATTCAGGTTTTGGAAGATGATGCCCAAAAATCTTCAGTCAAAGTATTGGCCTATGACATTCGCAATAAAGAATTTAAGTTTATAGATCATATCAAAAATATAAACGGTAAGGAAAATGTGGTGATAGAAAGTCTTATTTCGGACTCTTCAGGAAGATATGCTGCAGTAAAACTGTTTTCTTCCGATGACCCGGATTTTAAAACGACAGTACTGGTATATGATTTAAAGAATAATAAAAAAGCAGATATTGGATCTCTGTTGAAATATGCTGATATGGGTGCCATCCATACAAAATTCTGGGATAAAAATGTTCTTGTATTGGAATTAGCAGGCGAAGGACAGACAATGAGCTATTTATACAATCCTGAAAATGGAGAATTGAAAAGTTTTGGAGAAAATTAA
- a CDS encoding RNA polymerase sigma factor — MGKSFLKLYDKYFDDVYRYIYFKTGNKWEADDLVSETFRKAYEKYKYLRGEPKPWIMAIARNTVIDFYRSKKNFAPMSDNEIDDLAYNYPIEEIFEKEEELTYLKQSLKSLNKEELEIINLRYFSDMKYNEIGKLLGKSENAIKTKAMRIHRKLGQVIQKLMEE, encoded by the coding sequence ATGGGAAAAAGTTTTTTAAAGCTTTATGACAAGTATTTTGATGATGTTTACCGGTACATTTATTTTAAAACGGGTAATAAATGGGAAGCTGACGATTTGGTTAGCGAAACTTTCAGAAAAGCTTATGAAAAGTATAAATATCTGAGGGGAGAACCAAAGCCGTGGATAATGGCAATAGCCAGGAATACTGTCATAGATTTTTACAGAAGCAAGAAGAATTTTGCTCCTATGTCAGACAATGAAATAGATGATTTGGCTTATAACTATCCTATTGAAGAGATTTTTGAAAAAGAGGAAGAGCTTACTTATTTAAAACAGTCTTTAAAGAGCTTAAACAAGGAGGAGCTTGAGATAATCAATTTAAGGTATTTTTCGGACATGAAATACAATGAAATCGGAAAATTGCTGGGAAAGTCAGAAAACGCAATAAAGACAAAAGCTATGAGGATCCATAGAAAACTTGGACAGGTAATTCAAAAATTAATGGAGGAATAG
- a CDS encoding cation diffusion facilitator family transporter translates to MIKLIIKKFIKDSEKVNDKKVRESYGVLSGTLGIICNVFLFVVKLVLGLFINSIAVISDAFNNLSDMGTSVITIFGAKLSSRPPDEEHPHGHGRYEYIASLVVSFIIFAVGLKLLSTSFNKILNPQKVLFNAVSVLILLISVLVKVWMFSYNRYIGKVINSSVNRAAALDSLNDVYATGGIILGMVIGSFTAFPVDGIMGLVISVLIMYTGFKAAKDSVNLLLGALPDPEIIQRINELVLSGENIKGIHDLKIHDYGPGRITASIHAEVADNVNIVDIHSEIDKIEAKVKEELGIDMVIHMDPVE, encoded by the coding sequence TTGATTAAATTAATAATTAAGAAATTTATTAAAGACAGCGAAAAAGTGAATGATAAAAAAGTAAGGGAATCCTATGGAGTATTATCCGGTACATTAGGGATAATATGCAATGTGTTTCTTTTTGTAGTAAAGCTGGTTTTGGGGCTTTTTATAAACAGTATTGCTGTAATTTCCGACGCTTTTAACAATCTTAGTGATATGGGGACATCAGTAATTACAATCTTTGGGGCAAAACTTAGCAGCAGGCCTCCTGACGAAGAACATCCCCATGGACATGGACGATACGAGTATATCGCTTCTTTAGTAGTTTCCTTTATTATTTTTGCTGTTGGGCTTAAGCTTTTGAGCACTTCCTTTAATAAAATTCTAAATCCTCAAAAAGTATTGTTTAATGCCGTATCTGTATTGATTTTATTGATTTCGGTGTTGGTGAAGGTATGGATGTTTTCTTACAACAGATATATAGGCAAGGTAATAAACTCAAGTGTTAACAGAGCTGCTGCATTGGACAGTCTCAATGATGTTTATGCAACCGGCGGCATAATATTGGGGATGGTTATCGGAAGTTTTACAGCATTTCCGGTTGACGGAATAATGGGACTGGTTATTTCGGTTTTGATTATGTATACTGGGTTTAAAGCTGCGAAAGATTCGGTAAACTTACTTTTGGGAGCTTTACCAGATCCGGAGATTATACAGAGAATTAATGAATTGGTTCTTAGCGGTGAGAATATTAAAGGCATTCATGATTTGAAAATTCATGACTATGGCCCGGGAAGAATAACAGCATCAATTCATGCTGAAGTAGCTGATAATGTAAATATTGTAGATATACATTCCGAAATTGATAAAATCGAGGCTAAGGTGAAGGAAGAACTCGGCATTGATATGGTTATTCACATGGATCCTGTTGAGTAA